A DNA window from Selenomonas sp. oral taxon 126 contains the following coding sequences:
- a CDS encoding radical SAM protein yields MDDLLASCTLCPRRCGVNRNAGARGFCGACSAVRVARTMLHRWEEPCLVGVHGAGAVFFAHCTLRCVYCQNHAISHEGRGREMDTEALAAAFLALAAEGAATLDLVTPTHYTPQILSALTLARARGLTLPVVWNTSGYETAENIARLAGAVDIYLPDLKYASEESGQLYSCAPDYAAVAWDALAAMVAQVGSVQFAPDGQLLSGVLVRHLVLPGHRHESIALVERLWAEFGDAIQLSLMRQYTPLYRAHEFPPLHRRLTTFEYESVVDVAREIGMTRVYVQGAEAVGSQYVPDFA; encoded by the coding sequence ATGGACGATTTGCTTGCGTCCTGCACGCTCTGCCCGCGCCGCTGCGGGGTGAATCGGAATGCAGGTGCGCGCGGCTTCTGCGGCGCGTGCAGCGCTGTGCGCGTTGCACGTACGATGCTGCACCGTTGGGAGGAGCCGTGTCTCGTGGGCGTGCATGGCGCGGGCGCGGTGTTCTTCGCGCACTGCACACTGCGTTGCGTCTACTGCCAGAATCACGCAATCAGTCACGAAGGGCGCGGCAGAGAGATGGATACGGAGGCGCTTGCCGCCGCCTTTCTCGCGCTCGCGGCAGAGGGTGCGGCGACGCTCGACCTCGTGACACCGACGCATTATACGCCTCAGATTCTCTCTGCGCTCACGCTCGCACGGGCACGTGGGCTGACGCTTCCCGTCGTCTGGAATACGAGCGGCTATGAGACGGCGGAGAACATCGCGCGCCTTGCGGGTGCGGTGGACATCTATCTCCCCGATCTGAAATACGCGAGCGAGGAGAGCGGGCAGCTCTATTCGTGTGCGCCCGATTATGCAGCAGTGGCATGGGATGCCCTTGCGGCAATGGTCGCACAGGTCGGCAGTGTGCAGTTTGCTCCCGACGGACAGCTTCTCAGCGGTGTGCTTGTGCGCCATCTCGTACTGCCGGGACACCGCCACGAGAGCATTGCACTCGTCGAGCGCCTGTGGGCGGAGTTCGGCGATGCAATTCAGCTGAGTCTCATGCGGCAGTATACGCCGCTCTACCGCGCGCACGAGTTCCCGCCGCTTCATCGCCGCCTCACGACGTTCGAGTATGAGTCCGTGGTGGATGTGGCGCGCGAGATCGGCATGACGCGCGTCTATGTGCAGGGCGCGGAGGCGGTGGGGTCGCAGTATGTGCCGGATTTTGCGTGA